In Syntrophorhabdus sp., the DNA window CCCCGATCCCGTCGCAAGGGTTCTCGAGTCCGGCGCTGCTGTTGATTCTCTGAGCCGGACCGCGCTCGTCCGTAAAAACGGCGTGGAGATACCCGTCGACCACAGCGGCTCCCCCATACTGGACGCCGAAGGGAAAATGACGGGCGTTGTCCTCGTCTTCCGCGACATAACTGAACGCAGGGCGGCGCAAAAGGAGGTCACCGATTCAAGACGCGACCTCAACAGGGCACAGGCTGTGGCCCACATCGGAAGCTGGCGCCTTCGGGTCCGGGAAGGCGAACTGACGTGGTCCGATGAGACATGCCGCATTTTCGGGATCACACCGGGAATCACCGTCACATACGAGATGTTCCTCGCCATGGTGCATCCCGACGATCGGGAGACGCTCATAGAAAGCTGGGAAGGGGCGCTCGCGGGGGCACATTACGACATCACGCACCGCATCATCGTCGGCGGCCGCATCAAGTGGGTGCGCGAAGTGGCGGAACTGGAGTTCGACGAGGAAGGGACACTCCTCGCCGGTTTTGGTACGGTCCAGGACGTGACTGAGCAGAAAGGGATGGAGCAGGCCCTGCAACTGGCCCGCGACGGGCTGGAGCTCCGCGTTCAGGAAAGGACCGCCGAGATAAGACGGCAGGCGGAGCTTCTCGATCTCGCGAACGATGCCATTATCGTCACCGACATGAAAGGGCAAATGGTCTTCTGGAACACCGGGGCGGTCCAGACATACGGCTTCACCCGCGATGACCTTGCCGGCAAGGACCACCACGCGGTCCTCAACACCAGCTTCCCCATTCCCATCGAGAACATACTCGCCATCGTCGAAAGCAGCGGTCGATGGGTGGGCGAGCTGACCCAAACGACAAAGAACGGGCGGCAGATCGTTGTCCTCAGCCGCTGGGCGATGCGCCGCGGACATGCAGGCAGGCTTCCCGAGATCCTGGAGATCAACACCGACATCACCACCCGCAGGCGGGCCGAAGAGGCCCTCCGCCTGGTGAGCGTCTACAACAGGAGTCTCATCGAGGCCAGTCTCGACCCCCTCATCACCATCGACCTCGAGGGAAGGGTGAGCGACGTCAATTCGGCGACGGAGCTGATAACAGGATACTCGAGAACGGACCTCATCGGGACGGACCATGCGGATTGTTTCACGCAGCCGGAAAGGGCGCGCGCGGGTTACCGGCTTGTCCTGGAAAAAGGCTTTCTCCGCGACTACCCGCTGGAGATACGGCACAGGTCCGACCGCTCTGCGTCGGTGCTGTACAATGCATCCTTGTACCGGGACGAAACCGGAAAGGTCATCGGCGTGGTGGCAACGGCACGGGACATCACGGAAAAGAACAGGCTCGAAAGACACCTCAGGGAAACGCACAAGATGGAGGCCATCGGCACCCTCGCAGGGGGCATCTCCCACGATTTCAACAACATCATTGCCGGCATAATAGGCTTCACCGAAATGGTCCTCGACGACATTCCCGAAGACACTCCGGCTCACCGCAGGCTCGGCTATGTCCTGAAAGGGGCGCATCGGGGCCGCGACCTCGTCAAGCAGATCCTCGCCTTCAGCCGCAGGAGCGAACAGGAGAAGAAGGTCGTCTCCCTGGACCAGATCGTCGACGAGGTCGTCACCCTCGTGAGGGCCACCCTTCCGGCGACCATAGGGATACGGAGAAGAAACACCGCGCGGTCCGACCTCGTATCCGCCGACCCGACCCAGATACACCAGGTGGTGATAAACCTTTGCTCCAACGCAGCCCAGGCAATGAACGAAAGGGGAGGGATCATCGAGATATCCATTGCGGAAGAGATCGTCTCCTCCGTGGAAGAAGCGCTCCATCAGGACCTGCCGTCGGGCCGCTACGTGAGGCTGACGGTGAGTGACAATGGTCGCGGCATGGAGCCGGCCACCATGGAACGGATATTCGAACCTTTTTTCACCACGAAACCCCCCGGGGAGGGAACGGGCCTCGGCCTCGCCGTCGTCCACGGCATAGTGAGGAATCACGACGGTGTGATCACGGCGTCGAGCAGACCCGGAAACGGTTCATCCTTCAGCGTCTATATCCCCCAGGTCAAGACGGGTGAGGCCGACGAGATGGAGAGGATCGAAGCCGCTCTCGAAGGACCGGAATCGATCCTTGTCGTCGATGACGAGGAATTCATCGTCGAGATGAGCACACAGAGACTTCAGCGCTTCGGCTACCGGGCCACGGGAGCCACGAGCAGCACCGAGGCGCTGCGCCTCTTTCGTGCCGACCCCGGCGCCTTCGACCTTGTCGTCATCGACCACATCATGCCCGATATGACGGGGTTGGAGCTGGCGAGGGCTCTGTTCGCCATAGACCCGGATATCCGCATCATCATGTGCTCCGGCCTCAACGAACCCGTCTCGATGGAGAGGATGAGGCAGGCGGGCATCAGGGATTTCTTCACCAAACCAGCAGACAGGAACGAGTTCATCCGGATCGTGCGGAAGGTTCTTGACGGCCCCCCGTAGCAAGTCTCCCGGGCACTTCCCGTTCCCTTCCCGGGAGCGCCGATCGTATACCGTAACACCGCAAAATGAAATATGTCGGTAAATTTGTTTTTAACGAAGACAAGATTGTGGTAGTATTTTTCCACTTTCAACAGATCACATTCTTCTGGAAAAGGGGTATTGCATGAAACGTTACTTCATCCTTGCGGCCGCGGCGATGTGTCTTGTGTTCTCGGGTGTTGCCCTGGCATCGGAAACGCTCATAGCCTCAGGACATCCCGAGTACGCGCCCATCATGTGGAAAGAGGGCAACAACATCATCGGCGCCGCGCCCGAACTCGTGAAGCTCCTCTTCAAAGACCTCAACGTCACGGTGAAGACGCCTTACAGCGGGGACTGGAACAAGGTCCAGCAGGAGGCGAAGGAAGGCAGGGTGGACGTGCTCGTGGGCCTGTACATGACGGAGGACAGGAAAGCCTTCTTCGAGTACTCCAATCCCTACGCGAAGGACCCCGTGGTGGCGTTCGTGGCCAAGGGCAAGGGGTTCCCCTATTCGAAGTGGGACGACCTCGTCGG includes these proteins:
- a CDS encoding PAS domain S-box protein, producing MRSGHPYRFSSRSYLLSILVFLFLLDGFALWLAVTVDHDRTLEQARVVLERTAVSLQERMERVVFATEAILKNRASRVREKGMEGTLVSRREWEHFQREAEALPGPGELWLLDRHGDLVMDSTEYPSHLVNFTEREYFAAHRDLGMDLHIGPIVKGKVVKKYAFTISKRMNGRDGGFLGVVLASVETDAFAEFLRRISLGEGGTVAVFRSDGALILRQPMEDEYIGKTFGHLALFAQDFEASPWGSFKTDRAIDGVGRIIGYSKIVGLPLVVATTIPIDSVLAGWRERVWIYSIVAIIAFMALVALSLVIRGTTSREEQERTRQLAEINASLQAQIAERIRAQAALRESEKRWATTLASIGDGIIATDVEGRITFMNTVAEDLTAWKSADAVGRPASEVFTVIDESTRRAIPDPVARVLESGAAVDSLSRTALVRKNGVEIPVDHSGSPILDAEGKMTGVVLVFRDITERRAAQKEVTDSRRDLNRAQAVAHIGSWRLRVREGELTWSDETCRIFGITPGITVTYEMFLAMVHPDDRETLIESWEGALAGAHYDITHRIIVGGRIKWVREVAELEFDEEGTLLAGFGTVQDVTEQKGMEQALQLARDGLELRVQERTAEIRRQAELLDLANDAIIVTDMKGQMVFWNTGAVQTYGFTRDDLAGKDHHAVLNTSFPIPIENILAIVESSGRWVGELTQTTKNGRQIVVLSRWAMRRGHAGRLPEILEINTDITTRRRAEEALRLVSVYNRSLIEASLDPLITIDLEGRVSDVNSATELITGYSRTDLIGTDHADCFTQPERARAGYRLVLEKGFLRDYPLEIRHRSDRSASVLYNASLYRDETGKVIGVVATARDITEKNRLERHLRETHKMEAIGTLAGGISHDFNNIIAGIIGFTEMVLDDIPEDTPAHRRLGYVLKGAHRGRDLVKQILAFSRRSEQEKKVVSLDQIVDEVVTLVRATLPATIGIRRRNTARSDLVSADPTQIHQVVINLCSNAAQAMNERGGIIEISIAEEIVSSVEEALHQDLPSGRYVRLTVSDNGRGMEPATMERIFEPFFTTKPPGEGTGLGLAVVHGIVRNHDGVITASSRPGNGSSFSVYIPQVKTGEADEMERIEAALEGPESILVVDDEEFIVEMSTQRLQRFGYRATGATSSTEALRLFRADPGAFDLVVIDHIMPDMTGLELARALFAIDPDIRIIMCSGLNEPVSMERMRQAGIRDFFTKPADRNEFIRIVRKVLDGPP